Proteins co-encoded in one Oncorhynchus keta strain PuntledgeMale-10-30-2019 chromosome 36, Oket_V2, whole genome shotgun sequence genomic window:
- the rasgrp3 gene encoding ras guanyl-releasing protein 3: MGSSTLGKAAPLNTLLDACIQAFDDNGELQSNQLPRTLLLMHRWYVTSKELAGKLLMIYRDCQGDECQRTRLKICYLMRYWITVFPAEFNLDLGLIRLTEEFRDVAAQLGCEEHFKLIDISTIPSYDWMRKLTQRKKQAKKGKASLLFDHLEPMELAEHLTFLEYKSIRRISFTDYQSYVMHGCLVDNPTLERSIALFNGVSQWVQLMVLSKLTPQHRAEVITKYINVAQKLLQLQNFNTLMAVVGGLSHSSISRLKETHSHLAPEVTKIWNEMTELVSSNGNYCAYRKAFTDSEGFKVPILGVHLKDLIAVHVVFSDWVDDDKVNIVKMHQLYLTFNELVSLQSAAAQVEPNMDLIYLLTLSLDLYYTEDEIYELSLLREPRNPKSLPTSPTTPNKPMAPLDWASGVTTKPDPNVVNKHIRKVVDSVFRNYDHDHDGYISQEDFESIAANFPFLDSFCVLDKDQDGLISKDEMMAYFLRANPLLQYKMGPGFIHNFTEMTYLKPTFCEHCAGFLWGIIKQGYKCKDCGVNCHKQCRELLVLACRKLPRSTSLRSVSPGGLTHSSLPSSPTMPTCKDEDEVFEFPSVTPGGSDLEHKSITLMTGSAQRISVRLQRATTSQATQTEPLWPEHTWGAGDGSSHTFPKMRYRPHRKASKSKGFARWENEAQGQPRGRRDSQEQTDGPAEVVQNGITPHREKNS, encoded by the exons ATGGGATCATCAACGCTGGGGAAGGCAGCCCCCCTCAACACGCTACTGGATGCCTGCATCCAGGCTTTTG ATGACAATGGTGAGTTGCAGTCCAACCAGCTCCCTCGCACCCTGCTGCTAATGCACCGCTGGTATGTCACGTCCAAAGAGCTGGCTGGGAAGCTGCTCATGAT ATACCGTGACTGCCAGGGAGATGAGTGCCAAAGAACGAGACTGAAGATCTGCTATTTAATGAG gTACTGGATTACGGTGTTCCCTGCAGAGTTTAATCTGGACCTGGGCCTTATCCGCCTCACTGAGGAGTTCAGAGACGTGGCGGCTCAGCTGGGCTGTGAGGAACACTTCAAACTCATTGACATCTCCACCAT TCCATCATATGACTGGATGAGAAAGCTGACCCAGAGGAAGAAGCAGGCCAAGAAGGGCAAAGCCTCACTCCTATTTGACCACCTAGAGCCCATGGAGCTGGCTGAACACCTCACGTTCCTGGAGTACAAGTCCATCAGGAGGATATCA TTCACAGACTACCAAAGCTATGTGATGCACGGATGTCTGGTGGACAACCCAACGCTGGAGCGCTCCATCGCCCTGTTCAACGGAGTCTCCCAGTGGGTTCAGCTCATGGTGCTCAGTAAGCTGACACCCCAACACCGTGCTGAGGTCATCACCAAATACATCAACGTGGCCCAG AAACTCCTCCAACTGCAGAACTTTAATACGCTGATGGCTGTGGTGGGAGGTCTGAGTCACAGCTCCATCTCTCGTCTGAAGGAGACCCACTCGCATCTGGCTCCCGAGGTCACCAAG ATCTGGAATGAGATGACGGAGCTGGTCTCCTCCAATGGGAACTACTGTGCTTACCGCAAGGCGTTCACAGACTCCGAAGGCTTCAAGGTCCCCATCCTGGGAGTCCACCTGAAGGACCTGATCGCCGTGCACGTGGTCTTCTCCGACTGGGTGGACGACGACAAGGTGAACATCGTAAAGATGCACCAGCTCTACCTCACCTTCAACGAGCTGGTGTCCCTGCAGAGTGCCGCAGCCCAGGTGGAGCCCAACATGGACCTCATCTACCTGCTCACT ctctctctagaCCTGTACTACACCGAAGATGAAATATATGAGCTATCCTTACTAAGGGAACCACGTAACCCAAAGTCTTTG CCTACCTCTCCGACAACCCCCAACAAGCCAATGGCCCCTCTGGACTGGGCGTCAGGTGTGACAACCAAACCTGACCCCAATGTGGTGAACAAGCACATCAGGAAGGTGGTGGAT TCTGTATTCAGGAACTACGACCATGACCATGATGGCTACATCTCTCAGGAGGACTTTGAGAGTATTGCTGCCAACTTTCCTTTCTTGGACTCCTTCTGTGTGTTGGACAAGGACCA GGATGGTCTGATTAGTAAGGATGAGATGATGGCTTACTTCCTGAGGGCCAACCCCTTGCTCCAGTATAAAATGGGCCCTGGCTTTATCCACAACTTTACAGAGATGACGTATCTGAAGCCCACCTTCTGCGAGCACTGTGCTGGATTC CTCTGGGGAATAATCAAACAGGGATACAAGTGTAAGG ATTGTGGGGTGAACTGCCATAAGCAGTGCAGGGAGCTGTTGGTGCTGGCCTGTAGGAAGCTGCCGCGCTCCACCTCTCTGCGAAGTGTCTCACCTGGGGGCTTGACCCACAGCTCTCTACCCAGCAGCCCCACCATGCCCACCTGCAAAG ATGAGGACGAAGTGTTTGAGTTCCCCTCGGTGACACCTGGTGGTTCTGACCTGGAGCATAAGTCAATCACCCTGATGACGGGCTCGGCCCAGCGGATCTCTGTGCGTCTGCAACGGGCCACCACCAGTCAGGCCACACAGACAGAGCCTCTGTGGCCAGAGCACACGTGGGGTGCTGGGGACGGGAGCTCCCACACCTTCCCCAAGATGAGATACCGACCACACAGGAAGGCCTCCAAGAGCAAAGGCTTTGCCCGCTGGGAGAATGAGGCCCAGGGGCAGCCCAGGGGTCGACGGGATTCCCAGGAGCAGACGGACGGACCTGCAGAGGTGGTACAGAACGGGATAACACCACAcagagagaag aacagctga